In the Silvanigrella aquatica genome, CAGCACAGGCTGGTTTTAGCGTTATGTTGTGCGACAATCGCGCTGAGGGATTAAGCAAAGCTGTTTTAGGAATTGAAAAAAGCCTAGCCAAGCTATTTGAAAAGGGAAAAATAGATGAGCATCCTCCTGCTATTTTAAGTCGAATTAAAAAAGTAACGCAATTGTCTGATTTAAGTTCGGCCGATTTTATTATTGAAGCTATAAACGAAAACGAGAATTTAAAAAAAGAAATATTTTCACAACTCGATAAAATTGCCCCTGCCCATGTTATATTCGCAAGTAACACAAGTAGTTTGCCCATCACACGATTGGCTTCTGTTACCAATCGCGCCAATCAATTTATTGGAATGCACTTTATGAATCCTGTTCCTATAATGGGACTAATAGAAATAATTCGTGGCCATGCCACTTCACAGGAAACCTATGAAATAACAAAAGTACTCTCCGAAAAAATGGGTAAAGTAACAGTTTGTTCCCAGGATTATCCAGGATTTATTGTAAATCGCATTTTAATGCCGATGATTAATGAAGCTTTTTATACCTTAATGGAAGGCATTGCCATTCCCGAAGATATTGATGCGGGAATGAAATTAGGAACCAACCAACCTATGGGACCTTTAACATTGGCCGATTTTATTGGGTTAGATACCTGTTATGCCATTATGAAAGTTTTACACGACGGTTTAGGTGACAGCAAATACAGACCCTGTCCGTTGTTAAAAAAATATGTAGATGCCGGACATTTTGGTAAAAAAACAGGGCAAGGTGTTTATAAATACTAAGTATCAAAATTAAGGATAATTTCATGTCTTTTGAACTCAGTTTTTTTTTATATCTTCTGGCAGGGTGCGGAGCAGGACTTATGTCAGGACTTCTGGGTCTTGGTGGAGGCGTGATTGTTGTTCCTATGCTCACATTTATTTTTTTACACAGTAGTATAAATCCCGATATTGTAATTCATCTTGCTATTGGTACTTCACTGACGGCCATGATTTTTACAACTTTATCTGCCACAATAGCGCATAATAAATTAAAAAGAGTAGAATGGAATGTGTTGAAAAAATTTGCGCCTGGAATTATTTTAGGTGTGATCACAGGAGTTTTATTATCCAATAGTTTTGACAAAAAAAGGTTAACAATTATTTTCGGAATTTATTTGATATTTATTGCAACGCAAATGCTTTTTAAAAAAGATCCACCACTGAACTCACCCACAAAACCCAAACTCGTAAAAGAAAATACATTTACTTTTTCCATTGGTGGCATATTTATTGGATTGATTTCTGGAATATTGGGCGTGGGAGGAGGAACACTTATTATTCCTTTTTTAACTTACTTTGGCAGAGACATGCATAAAGCAATAGGAACTTCTGCAGCATTAGGATTTTTTATAACAATTTTTGGAACCATTATTTTTATATTGTTAAGTTCTGGAAATTCGAACTTACCTAAAGGTGCCATTGGTTTTATTTATTTACCTGCAGTGCTAGGTGTCTCCATAACGAGCATTCTTTTTGCCCCTATTGGAAGTAAAATCTCAGTAAAATTATCTCCGAAAATTTTAAAAAGATGCTTTGCTATTCTTTTATATCTCATATCTTTAAAACTGTTAACTTAACGCAAAAATTTTGCAGGTGGTTGATATAAACCTTGAGAGCATTCCACTAAATCTTGAATTGATTTTGCAGATAAGAGATCGCGACTGGCTTCACTTTTATGAATACCAATGTCTTCAGGATAGGTTACAATCCTTTTTTCACGAAGTTCATTTAATTTATTTAAATCACGTTTTAATCCCACGGATGTTTTTCCGGCAATACAACGAATTGCCTGTTCCCTGTCTTCTGCAGTACGACATAATAATAAATTTGCCATACCTTCTTCTGTAACAATATGTGTGACATCTTCGCCATAAATCATAATAGGGGGTAATGGCATATTCAATTGTTCTTGCAATTTCCAAGCATCTAATTCTTCTACAAAAGAAGGAGCTCCTGAGGGCTGAAATGTTTCCACCGCTTGCACGACAAGTTTTTTACCCCTTAAAATATCATTTTCATTTTTTTTATTTTCATTTCCTGCCATAAGCCAAGATTGTGTCGCATGTCTACGCCCCGATGAATTTCCACCAATATTGGGCGCACCTCCAAATCCTGTAATTCTTCCCAATGTTGCTGTAGTA is a window encoding:
- a CDS encoding sulfite exporter TauE/SafE family protein, whose amino-acid sequence is MSFELSFFLYLLAGCGAGLMSGLLGLGGGVIVVPMLTFIFLHSSINPDIVIHLAIGTSLTAMIFTTLSATIAHNKLKRVEWNVLKKFAPGIILGVITGVLLSNSFDKKRLTIIFGIYLIFIATQMLFKKDPPLNSPTKPKLVKENTFTFSIGGIFIGLISGILGVGGGTLIIPFLTYFGRDMHKAIGTSAALGFFITIFGTIIFILLSSGNSNLPKGAIGFIYLPAVLGVSITSILFAPIGSKISVKLSPKILKRCFAILLYLISLKLLT
- a CDS encoding 3-hydroxybutyryl-CoA dehydrogenase; this translates as MNWNPEENMVQSLSIKTMAVIGAGQMGSGIAQVAAQAGFSVMLCDNRAEGLSKAVLGIEKSLAKLFEKGKIDEHPPAILSRIKKVTQLSDLSSADFIIEAINENENLKKEIFSQLDKIAPAHVIFASNTSSLPITRLASVTNRANQFIGMHFMNPVPIMGLIEIIRGHATSQETYEITKVLSEKMGKVTVCSQDYPGFIVNRILMPMINEAFYTLMEGIAIPEDIDAGMKLGTNQPMGPLTLADFIGLDTCYAIMKVLHDGLGDSKYRPCPLLKKYVDAGHFGKKTGQGVYKY